One Artemia franciscana unplaced genomic scaffold, ASM3288406v1 PGA_scaffold_53, whole genome shotgun sequence genomic region harbors:
- the LOC136041990 gene encoding germinal-center associated nuclear protein-like isoform X1: MTEFNAKCSKFCSDTEADFRIKNNLVHPLEKYWPSGNNKNRRKSKDYNKQFNSHPLINPGACRIRDDSVKDDGALILVKEYTRSAAGTLKPLAKEVRTPDTLWNTILHLFKRVIKRSDYGWPLIYEFIFDRLRAIRKDAVIQGLADINLIKILEASVVFYVGADIYFSQIEFEHFDSYMNRYHLNSTLNHLIGLYDRLKVISKNRIVFEQVYLLAEISNPRVLSRFYGLYKTIRDDPGVKTAHSISLGCQIGFVHQAFQKLGSLSNLATLTLCLHLPRLRRISLLIFDKGCRSKNLSYSVDDWKQLCLYNSAKEVTADCFLLNLAVDREGIQFRGQASREKIPKKNQSYLPNQIDFNFFELLEFSLED; this comes from the exons ATGACTGAATTTAATGCTAAATGTTCCAAATTTTGCTCAGACACAGAAGCAGATTT ccgGATAAAGAACAACCTGGTGCATCCACTAGAAAAATATTGGCCTTCaggaaacaataaaaacagaagaaaaagtaAGGATTATAATAAACAATTCAATTCTCACCCTTTAATTAACCCAGGTGCATGTCGAATAAGAGATGATAGTGTAAAAGATGATGGTGCATTAATTTTAGTCAAGGAATATACCAGATCAGCCGCTGGGACACTAAAGCCTTTGGCAAAAGAAGTAAGAACCCCAGACACACTTTGGAACACCATCTTACATTTATTTAAGAG AGTTATAAAGAGGAGTGACTACGGATGGCCTTTAATTTACGAATTTATATTTGATCGTCTTCGTGCCATTAGAAAAGATGCAGTTATTCAAGGTCTTGCTGATATTAATCTGATAAAAATCCTTGAAGCCTCTGTTGTCTTCTATGTTGGTGCTGACATCTATTTCAGTCAAATTGAATTTGAACATTTTGATTCCTATATGAACAGATATCATTTGAACTCGACTTTGAATCATCTAATTGGTTTATATGACCGTTTAAAAGTGATTTCTAAAAACAGAATAGTTTTTGAGCAAGTGTACCTTTTAGCTGAAATCTCAAATCCAAGAGTGTTGTCACGATTTTATGGCCTTTATAAAACAAttag GGACGATCCTGGAGTAAAAACTGCTCACAGCATTAGCCTTGGTTGTCAAATAGGATTTGTCCATCAAGCATTCCAAAAACTAGGTTCTTTGTCGAATCTAGCAACTCTTACTCTGTGCCTCCATCTACCTCGACTAAGAAG AATCAGTTTGCTCATATTTGATAAAGGTTGTCGCTCAAAGAATCTCAGCTACTCGGTTGACGACTGGAAACAACTCTGTTTGTATAACTCAGCCAAAGAAGTAACCGCAGATTGTTTCCTGTTGAACTTAGCTGTTGATCGTGAAGGTATTCAGTTTAGAGGTCAAGCCAGTCGCGAGAAAATTCCAAAG
- the LOC136041990 gene encoding germinal-center associated nuclear protein-like isoform X3, with protein MTEFNAKCSKFCSDTEADFRIKNNLVHPLEKYWPSGNNKNRRKSKDYNKQFNSHPLINPGACRIRDDSVKDDGALILVKEYTRSAAGTLKPLAKEVRTPDTLWNTILHLFKRVIKRSDYGWPLIYEFIFDRLRAIRKDAVIQGLADINLIKILEASVVFYVGADIYFSQIEFEHFDSYMNRYHLNSTLNHLIGLYDRLKVISKNRIVFEQVYLLAEISNPRVLSRFYGLYKTIRDDPGVKTAHSISLGCQIGFVHQAFQKLGSLSNLATLTLCLHLPRLRRISLLIFDKGCRSKNLSYSVDDWKQLCLYNSAKEVTADCFLLNLAVDREGIQFRGQASREKIPKLLMFM; from the exons ATGACTGAATTTAATGCTAAATGTTCCAAATTTTGCTCAGACACAGAAGCAGATTT ccgGATAAAGAACAACCTGGTGCATCCACTAGAAAAATATTGGCCTTCaggaaacaataaaaacagaagaaaaagtaAGGATTATAATAAACAATTCAATTCTCACCCTTTAATTAACCCAGGTGCATGTCGAATAAGAGATGATAGTGTAAAAGATGATGGTGCATTAATTTTAGTCAAGGAATATACCAGATCAGCCGCTGGGACACTAAAGCCTTTGGCAAAAGAAGTAAGAACCCCAGACACACTTTGGAACACCATCTTACATTTATTTAAGAG AGTTATAAAGAGGAGTGACTACGGATGGCCTTTAATTTACGAATTTATATTTGATCGTCTTCGTGCCATTAGAAAAGATGCAGTTATTCAAGGTCTTGCTGATATTAATCTGATAAAAATCCTTGAAGCCTCTGTTGTCTTCTATGTTGGTGCTGACATCTATTTCAGTCAAATTGAATTTGAACATTTTGATTCCTATATGAACAGATATCATTTGAACTCGACTTTGAATCATCTAATTGGTTTATATGACCGTTTAAAAGTGATTTCTAAAAACAGAATAGTTTTTGAGCAAGTGTACCTTTTAGCTGAAATCTCAAATCCAAGAGTGTTGTCACGATTTTATGGCCTTTATAAAACAAttag GGACGATCCTGGAGTAAAAACTGCTCACAGCATTAGCCTTGGTTGTCAAATAGGATTTGTCCATCAAGCATTCCAAAAACTAGGTTCTTTGTCGAATCTAGCAACTCTTACTCTGTGCCTCCATCTACCTCGACTAAGAAG AATCAGTTTGCTCATATTTGATAAAGGTTGTCGCTCAAAGAATCTCAGCTACTCGGTTGACGACTGGAAACAACTCTGTTTGTATAACTCAGCCAAAGAAGTAACCGCAGATTGTTTCCTGTTGAACTTAGCTGTTGATCGTGAAGGTATTCAGTTTAGAGGTCAAGCCAGTCGCGAGAAAATTCCAAAG TTACTCATGTTTATGTGA
- the LOC136041990 gene encoding germinal-center associated nuclear protein-like isoform X2: MLGRGFNNNEMVASTLMGRIKNNLVHPLEKYWPSGNNKNRRKSKDYNKQFNSHPLINPGACRIRDDSVKDDGALILVKEYTRSAAGTLKPLAKEVRTPDTLWNTILHLFKRVIKRSDYGWPLIYEFIFDRLRAIRKDAVIQGLADINLIKILEASVVFYVGADIYFSQIEFEHFDSYMNRYHLNSTLNHLIGLYDRLKVISKNRIVFEQVYLLAEISNPRVLSRFYGLYKTIRDDPGVKTAHSISLGCQIGFVHQAFQKLGSLSNLATLTLCLHLPRLRRISLLIFDKGCRSKNLSYSVDDWKQLCLYNSAKEVTADCFLLNLAVDREGIQFRGQASREKIPKKNQSYLPNQIDFNFFELLEFSLED; encoded by the exons ATGCTGGGGAGAGGTTTCAATAATAATGAAATGGTAGCTTCCACCTTAATGGG ccgGATAAAGAACAACCTGGTGCATCCACTAGAAAAATATTGGCCTTCaggaaacaataaaaacagaagaaaaagtaAGGATTATAATAAACAATTCAATTCTCACCCTTTAATTAACCCAGGTGCATGTCGAATAAGAGATGATAGTGTAAAAGATGATGGTGCATTAATTTTAGTCAAGGAATATACCAGATCAGCCGCTGGGACACTAAAGCCTTTGGCAAAAGAAGTAAGAACCCCAGACACACTTTGGAACACCATCTTACATTTATTTAAGAG AGTTATAAAGAGGAGTGACTACGGATGGCCTTTAATTTACGAATTTATATTTGATCGTCTTCGTGCCATTAGAAAAGATGCAGTTATTCAAGGTCTTGCTGATATTAATCTGATAAAAATCCTTGAAGCCTCTGTTGTCTTCTATGTTGGTGCTGACATCTATTTCAGTCAAATTGAATTTGAACATTTTGATTCCTATATGAACAGATATCATTTGAACTCGACTTTGAATCATCTAATTGGTTTATATGACCGTTTAAAAGTGATTTCTAAAAACAGAATAGTTTTTGAGCAAGTGTACCTTTTAGCTGAAATCTCAAATCCAAGAGTGTTGTCACGATTTTATGGCCTTTATAAAACAAttag GGACGATCCTGGAGTAAAAACTGCTCACAGCATTAGCCTTGGTTGTCAAATAGGATTTGTCCATCAAGCATTCCAAAAACTAGGTTCTTTGTCGAATCTAGCAACTCTTACTCTGTGCCTCCATCTACCTCGACTAAGAAG AATCAGTTTGCTCATATTTGATAAAGGTTGTCGCTCAAAGAATCTCAGCTACTCGGTTGACGACTGGAAACAACTCTGTTTGTATAACTCAGCCAAAGAAGTAACCGCAGATTGTTTCCTGTTGAACTTAGCTGTTGATCGTGAAGGTATTCAGTTTAGAGGTCAAGCCAGTCGCGAGAAAATTCCAAAG